A portion of the Corynebacterium rouxii genome contains these proteins:
- a CDS encoding DNA polymerase III subunit delta', protein MPTTLTVGYYKRYSIEVMSTEITGSDIFAQMGVSEHVAPILRTAARAARNHDIGSAMTHAWLFTGPPGSGRSVAAVAFAAALECTDPTVVGCGRCEQCHAVLHDAHGDVLHIVPRELSIPVEMMRDDVVEPAAKRPTVGQWRVVILDNADRLTPESANALLKTVEEPPAHTVIILCAPSTDPTDIIPTLRSRSRHLYVPQPSIDEAVAVLTRDGAIPESAARLAAATTGGHIGRARWLATNKDAQMRRSAVLNIAELVFHGDQAFRAGGSLVKQITKQAEAQLKEENEEEIDKLRNALGMGSRGKGVHKALRGADSAIRDLEALQKKRKTRFVRDHLDMALVDLSGIYRDAIMTHTHATVGLIHPDLSGLSAELAQRVPLAGLVACLDAITICREQIPNNVRPEAAFDAMLGRIRIACGAT, encoded by the coding sequence ATGCCCACTACTTTAACGGTCGGCTACTACAAGCGATACTCTATTGAAGTAATGAGCACGGAAATAACTGGGTCGGACATCTTTGCGCAGATGGGTGTGAGCGAACACGTCGCCCCCATCTTGCGTACTGCCGCGCGCGCCGCACGCAACCATGACATTGGCAGCGCCATGACACACGCATGGCTATTTACCGGCCCACCCGGGTCAGGGCGTTCTGTTGCAGCTGTCGCATTCGCCGCCGCCCTCGAATGCACAGACCCCACCGTGGTCGGTTGTGGGCGCTGCGAACAATGCCACGCCGTGCTTCACGACGCCCACGGCGACGTCCTCCACATCGTCCCACGCGAACTTTCCATCCCCGTCGAAATGATGCGTGACGACGTCGTCGAACCCGCCGCAAAACGCCCCACCGTTGGACAATGGCGAGTAGTCATCCTCGACAACGCCGACCGCCTCACCCCCGAATCCGCCAACGCCCTGCTCAAAACCGTCGAAGAACCCCCAGCGCACACCGTGATCATCCTCTGCGCGCCCTCCACCGACCCCACCGACATCATCCCCACACTCCGCTCCCGTAGCCGCCACCTCTACGTCCCCCAACCCTCCATCGACGAAGCCGTAGCAGTACTCACCCGCGACGGAGCCATCCCCGAATCCGCCGCACGCCTAGCCGCAGCAACCACCGGTGGACACATCGGGCGTGCACGCTGGCTAGCCACCAACAAAGATGCCCAAATGCGACGCTCTGCTGTGCTCAACATTGCAGAACTCGTCTTCCACGGCGACCAAGCCTTCCGTGCCGGCGGCAGCCTAGTGAAACAAATAACAAAGCAAGCAGAAGCCCAGCTCAAAGAAGAAAACGAAGAAGAAATCGACAAACTCCGCAACGCCCTCGGCATGGGATCCCGCGGCAAAGGAGTACACAAAGCCCTTCGTGGAGCAGACTCCGCCATCCGCGACCTTGAAGCACTACAAAAGAAACGCAAAACCCGCTTCGTCCGTGACCACCTCGACATGGCACTCGTCGACCTCTCCGGAATCTACCGCGACGCCATCATGACCCACACCCATGCCACAGTTGGACTCATCCACCCCGACCTCAGCGGCCTATCCGCCGAACTCGCCCAACGCGTCCCCCTAGCCGGACTCGTTGCCTGCCTCGACGCCATCACCATCTGCCGCGAACAAATCCCGAACAACGTGCGCCCCGAAGCTGCCTTCGACGCTATGCTCGGCCGCATCCGAATTGCCTGCGGAGCCACCTAA
- a CDS encoding Fic family protein has product MSSTTFDPNRPFNELPPLPPAQVVETVPVLKAIIAAKEKLAELRTACQLIPNPEILTSTIPLREARASTEIENIVTTNDELFRAAWNVDAEPTPATKEALRYNAALHAGLESIGQRPLSAKTTQIVCGTLQSDEPHIAPFRSYPGTFISNPHTQQRIYTPPEGREVIEQHLSRWERYIYSEHDVDSLVKMALLHYQFEAIHPFTDGNGRTGRILNVLYLLQKALLPFPVLYLSGYIVENKAQYYRCLNRVTTESAWEDWLLFMIRGVEVAATDAATMIADLRQVQDEITAAIRDAGIISPAKEMSEITMVRPYLRIQDVEDSGLVKRQTAATWLNHLVDIGVLSETKRGRQRIFINDAALRVLTRE; this is encoded by the coding sequence ATGAGCAGCACCACGTTCGACCCCAACCGTCCTTTCAACGAGCTTCCACCTCTGCCCCCTGCCCAAGTCGTCGAAACCGTTCCAGTGCTCAAAGCGATTATTGCTGCAAAAGAAAAGCTTGCTGAGCTACGCACCGCTTGCCAGCTTATTCCCAATCCGGAGATTCTTACTTCCACGATTCCGTTGCGCGAAGCACGCGCGTCTACAGAAATCGAAAACATCGTAACCACAAACGATGAGCTTTTCCGCGCTGCCTGGAACGTTGACGCAGAGCCGACCCCGGCAACTAAAGAAGCTCTGCGCTATAACGCCGCCTTGCATGCGGGCTTAGAATCGATCGGTCAACGGCCACTATCTGCCAAGACCACGCAAATAGTCTGCGGAACTTTGCAAAGCGATGAACCGCACATTGCGCCGTTTCGCTCTTACCCTGGAACATTCATCAGTAACCCGCATACGCAACAGCGCATCTACACTCCACCTGAAGGGCGAGAAGTGATTGAGCAGCACTTATCGCGTTGGGAGCGCTATATCTATAGCGAGCATGACGTTGATTCTTTGGTAAAGATGGCTCTGCTGCATTATCAGTTCGAAGCCATCCACCCGTTTACCGACGGTAACGGACGCACAGGGCGTATCCTCAATGTGCTGTATCTGCTGCAAAAAGCCCTGCTTCCGTTCCCTGTGCTTTATTTATCCGGCTATATCGTGGAGAACAAGGCGCAATATTATCGTTGCTTGAACCGAGTGACAACGGAATCTGCCTGGGAAGATTGGCTTTTGTTTATGATCCGCGGCGTGGAGGTTGCAGCCACCGACGCCGCTACTATGATCGCGGACTTACGTCAGGTACAAGATGAGATCACGGCTGCTATCCGCGATGCGGGCATTATTAGTCCGGCTAAAGAAATGTCTGAAATCACGATGGTGCGCCCGTACCTACGCATTCAGGATGTGGAAGACAGCGGACTAGTGAAAAGACAAACGGCTGCAACGTGGCTTAATCATCTGGTTGATATTGGGGTGTTGAGTGAAACTAAGCGAGGCCGTCAGCGCATTTTCATTAACGATGCCGCATTGCGCGTACTCACGCGGGAGTAA
- a CDS encoding DUF4862 family protein, which translates to MNTTPLVIGAYAALPATRADQEAFYDRLHADLGATGLELPFRDSIHDDPTWLAGQLAGRFTDSIITAIPGTMMRVWDGGTFGLASPDEDGRNAATAFTRAIIDSARALDDAAGHRVIAGIHIHSAPSVTANRDQFLRSLTELLEGMDDDDPHLIIEHCDRYNEAVTGEKRFLNIEQEIAIAKETGIGITVNWGRSAMEAYDPQLPAQHIQALVAEGVFEGVMFSGAGDKENTFGAAWADLHLPHHMDEPASLMDDGRITECLSAAGGAQKYHGAKIQAPAEADVATRVTMLGHITRHLR; encoded by the coding sequence ATGAACACCACACCACTGGTCATCGGTGCCTACGCAGCACTACCCGCCACGCGCGCCGACCAAGAAGCCTTCTACGATCGCCTCCACGCCGATCTCGGAGCCACCGGCCTCGAACTTCCATTCCGCGACAGCATTCACGACGACCCCACGTGGCTCGCAGGCCAACTCGCAGGACGATTTACCGACTCCATCATCACCGCGATCCCCGGCACCATGATGCGCGTCTGGGACGGCGGCACCTTCGGCCTCGCCTCCCCAGATGAAGACGGACGCAACGCCGCCACCGCCTTCACCCGTGCCATCATCGACAGCGCTCGCGCGCTTGACGACGCAGCCGGCCACCGCGTAATCGCAGGAATCCACATCCATTCCGCACCAAGCGTGACCGCCAACCGCGACCAGTTTCTCCGCTCCCTTACCGAACTACTTGAGGGCATGGACGATGATGATCCCCACCTGATCATCGAGCACTGCGACCGCTACAACGAGGCCGTGACCGGGGAAAAGCGCTTCCTCAACATCGAGCAAGAAATCGCCATCGCCAAAGAAACCGGCATCGGCATCACCGTGAACTGGGGGCGCTCCGCAATGGAAGCCTACGACCCCCAACTGCCAGCACAGCACATCCAAGCGCTCGTCGCCGAGGGTGTATTCGAAGGCGTGATGTTCTCCGGTGCCGGCGACAAGGAAAACACCTTCGGTGCCGCATGGGCCGACCTGCATCTGCCACACCACATGGACGAACCAGCATCACTCATGGACGATGGCCGCATCACAGAATGCCTCAGTGCTGCAGGCGGTGCACAAAAGTACCACGGTGCCAAGATCCAAGCCCCCGCAGAAGCCGATGTGGCAACACGCGTGACCATGCTGGGCCACATCACGCGGCACCTTCGCTAA
- a CDS encoding SGNH/GDSL hydrolase family protein: MRSLTVLCITILAILAVSPAHAGITRNNVVIFGDSMVADPLVSEVIAGRLSGQPHCPHSPTSYAEIAAKRLSLESRNFSCAGAQVHMGGPFFKTSFIAQIDTAIATGALDPNTRRVWITQGFNDTWSGHPAAQVIATMNEVIGRIRAHAPNARIQIVGYPKITHQGQLCLVRLPGQPAWPIAAAVVATWEDQALSIQREVAAATGSELIDVRSATANHSMCAPDEQRYISSVVDVAGAPTHLPAHVNERGHQGIADLIVRMR; encoded by the coding sequence ATGCGATCACTGACCGTCCTCTGTATTACAATCCTCGCAATCCTTGCAGTATCGCCGGCACATGCAGGTATCACCCGCAATAATGTCGTCATTTTTGGTGACTCTATGGTGGCTGACCCGTTGGTATCAGAAGTAATCGCAGGTCGTCTCAGTGGCCAACCACATTGCCCACATTCACCTACCAGCTACGCCGAAATCGCAGCGAAACGCCTAAGCCTAGAGTCCCGCAACTTCTCCTGCGCAGGTGCCCAAGTTCACATGGGCGGGCCATTTTTTAAAACCTCATTTATCGCCCAGATCGACACCGCCATCGCCACCGGAGCCCTCGACCCTAACACCCGGCGCGTCTGGATCACCCAAGGGTTTAACGATACCTGGAGTGGGCACCCCGCAGCGCAGGTGATTGCCACTATGAATGAGGTGATCGGCCGGATCCGTGCGCATGCTCCGAACGCCCGTATTCAGATCGTGGGCTATCCGAAGATCACCCATCAGGGTCAACTCTGTTTGGTGCGGTTGCCTGGTCAGCCTGCGTGGCCGATTGCTGCGGCGGTGGTCGCCACTTGGGAGGATCAAGCCTTATCGATTCAGCGCGAGGTGGCTGCGGCTACGGGCAGTGAGCTTATCGACGTCCGCTCCGCGACTGCGAATCATTCCATGTGTGCGCCGGATGAGCAGCGCTACATTTCCAGCGTGGTGGATGTTGCGGGTGCGCCTACGCATCTGCCTGCTCATGTGAATGAGCGAGGTCATCAGGGCATTGCGGATCTTATTGTGCGTATGAGATAG
- the rhuM gene encoding RhuM family protein, whose product MILAVGYQVRGVRGTQFRKWATEVLSEYLTKGFALDDQRPKNDGVDTHFDKLFERIREITDFRASILPQNLRRHCCYQCRL is encoded by the coding sequence ATGATCCTCGCGGTTGGGTACCAAGTCCGAGGCGTGCGCGGGACGCAATTCCGCAAATGGGCTACAGAAGTCCTTAGCGAATACCTCACCAAAGGTTTCGCGCTAGATGATCAGCGTCCGAAGAATGATGGAGTAGATACGCACTTTGACAAGTTGTTTGAGCGGATCCGTGAGATCACGGATTTCCGAGCGTCAATTCTTCCGCAAAATCTGCGACGTCATTGCTGCTACCAGTGCCGACTATGA
- a CDS encoding S1 family peptidase, with translation MRKIVALAAASLLGIAGTSGVLGAATATALTNGTPVSPEDDTAAEGVVQVASCTGTVVASQWVLTAQHCVEVPNLQRRVYVGTTREQQHREENTFTSDYAVWAPHGDVALVHVTDALPQRLIREVRRAPVSFGEQGRVYGWGAGTGETLQYARAAVGKTSSGLRPQGNQHGAFVVQYLDEAKAGRGDSGGPLFVDGEVAGVTSFKASQGGGRFSLFASLHGLGDWIAQTTAAPAQPSTDDAPAETAPDCPTPQWPRRQAREPEFQESTVQQPCGPLATPGRSGAGGGGSSLGLSSS, from the coding sequence ATGCGAAAAATTGTTGCTCTTGCTGCAGCAAGCTTGCTGGGTATTGCGGGTACCAGCGGTGTTCTTGGTGCGGCAACAGCCACCGCACTGACAAATGGCACGCCCGTCTCCCCTGAGGACGATACCGCTGCCGAAGGCGTGGTTCAAGTGGCTAGTTGTACTGGCACCGTGGTTGCTTCTCAGTGGGTGCTGACCGCCCAGCATTGCGTCGAGGTGCCCAATTTGCAGCGGCGGGTCTATGTTGGCACCACCCGCGAGCAGCAACATCGGGAAGAAAATACGTTCACCTCGGATTACGCAGTGTGGGCACCGCACGGCGATGTGGCGTTGGTGCATGTCACCGATGCGCTGCCGCAGCGTCTGATCCGCGAGGTTCGCCGCGCACCGGTGAGCTTTGGTGAGCAGGGACGCGTGTACGGCTGGGGTGCTGGCACCGGCGAGACGCTGCAGTATGCCCGCGCTGCGGTTGGCAAAACTTCTTCCGGGCTTCGGCCGCAGGGCAACCAGCATGGTGCATTCGTCGTGCAGTATTTGGACGAGGCTAAAGCCGGGCGTGGCGATTCCGGCGGACCGCTTTTTGTCGACGGTGAGGTTGCCGGGGTGACCTCGTTTAAGGCTTCTCAAGGTGGTGGGCGTTTCTCGCTGTTTGCTTCGCTGCATGGGCTAGGCGATTGGATTGCGCAGACCACCGCCGCCCCAGCGCAGCCGAGCACTGACGACGCTCCAGCTGAGACTGCCCCCGACTGCCCCACGCCACAATGGCCCCGTCGCCAAGCCCGAGAACCCGAATTCCAAGAATCAACAGTCCAGCAACCATGTGGGCCGCTAGCCACGCCAGGCCGTAGCGGTGCTGGTGGCGGTGGCTCCAGCCTGGGTCTGTCGTCTTCTTAG
- a CDS encoding tyrosine-type recombinase/integrase — translation MIGSGSQRKIGIVIKALLDQAEELDIINKNKIRCTDIPRQGKAERRYLTIRGIDRLLAAAIPMNEVALMRNVLLFTGLRPREAKGLKVKDLDPMRGRLSIRRDVDDLGNPDETGHVWTSTKWRRQWATICTHAHISGLTTYELRHTAASLAIAAGADVKTVQLMLGHASAATTLDTYAHLWETGLDCVSVGVLSVSYRLFSF, via the coding sequence GTGATCGGCTCCGGCTCGCAACGCAAAATCGGAATCGTCATCAAAGCACTCCTCGACCAAGCCGAAGAACTCGACATCATTAACAAAAACAAAATCCGTTGCACCGATATCCCCCGCCAAGGAAAAGCAGAACGCCGCTACCTCACCATCCGAGGAATCGACCGCCTTTTAGCAGCTGCAATACCCATGAACGAAGTAGCACTCATGCGCAACGTTTTGTTATTCACCGGTCTTCGCCCAAGGGAAGCAAAAGGATTGAAAGTCAAAGACCTCGACCCCATGCGCGGTAGGCTGTCCATCCGTCGTGACGTCGACGATCTCGGAAACCCCGATGAAACCGGCCATGTGTGGACATCCACAAAATGGCGCAGGCAGTGGGCAACCATCTGCACTCATGCACACATATCAGGCCTGACAACCTACGAGCTACGACACACAGCAGCATCATTGGCGATTGCAGCCGGTGCTGACGTGAAAACCGTTCAACTTATGCTTGGACACGCAAGTGCTGCCACGACCCTTGACACCTACGCACACTTGTGGGAAACCGGACTAGATTGCGTGAGCGTAGGCGTGTTGAGTGTGAGTTACAGGTTATTTAGTTTTTAG
- a CDS encoding adenylate/guanylate cyclase domain-containing protein produces MTKLWRAFKWLFKTSWPLYATTVLGSNVLGAVGVMLFLKYLVPLPEFDQFTDEASYLPELGIGYLILAVIFGGVVTFLLFRPVLDWQRHPETHDPNMVRNLVMRIPIYQAALCSVVWALGIVVLAIAAGQTSPRLALAIAVASTLSGAVIVVLTYLEAQRLVRPVAATALARRFEDSTLEPPITSRLRLTWALTSAVPIIGILLMVMGHHVGMFTDNVSDIMPAVIALAMAALITGFLGTTLSIMSVVDPILELQGAINRVRRGDSGVQVDIYDGSEIGVLQAGFNEMMRGLKERQRVRDIFGRYVGVEVARRALEERPQLGGEDREVAVVFVDVIGSTTFAVNHDPEEVVEELNRFFEHVVEVVHRNKGIINKFQGDAALAVFGAPVTLSDATGHALTAARELRQELMGLRLEAGIGVASGHVVAGHIGGHDRFEYTVIGDAVNTAARLTEIAKNTPGRVLTNSATLQRANEAEQARWTMMKSVELRGRSLMTQIARPIRPTLADRS; encoded by the coding sequence ATGACCAAACTATGGCGCGCCTTCAAGTGGCTGTTTAAGACTTCGTGGCCGTTATACGCAACCACGGTATTGGGCTCCAACGTGTTGGGCGCCGTGGGGGTCATGTTGTTCCTGAAGTACTTGGTACCGCTGCCAGAGTTCGACCAGTTCACCGATGAGGCCAGCTATCTGCCTGAGCTAGGCATCGGCTATTTGATCCTAGCGGTCATTTTTGGTGGCGTGGTCACCTTTTTGCTGTTCCGTCCGGTATTGGACTGGCAGCGCCATCCGGAAACGCATGATCCAAATATGGTTCGCAATTTGGTGATGCGTATCCCGATCTACCAAGCGGCGTTATGCAGCGTGGTGTGGGCGCTGGGCATTGTGGTGTTGGCGATTGCCGCTGGGCAGACTTCGCCACGCTTGGCGTTGGCCATTGCGGTGGCTTCGACGCTCAGTGGTGCTGTAATCGTGGTGCTCACCTACTTGGAGGCGCAGCGGTTGGTGCGGCCGGTGGCGGCAACGGCGCTGGCTCGTCGTTTTGAGGATTCCACGTTGGAGCCGCCGATTACGTCGCGTCTGCGGCTCACATGGGCGTTGACCAGCGCGGTTCCGATCATTGGCATTTTATTGATGGTGATGGGCCACCACGTGGGCATGTTTACCGATAACGTCAGCGACATTATGCCTGCGGTGATCGCGTTGGCTATGGCCGCGCTGATCACTGGTTTTTTGGGTACTACCCTTTCGATCATGAGCGTGGTGGATCCGATTTTGGAGCTGCAGGGGGCGATCAATCGGGTGCGCCGCGGGGACTCGGGTGTCCAAGTGGACATTTACGACGGCTCCGAGATCGGTGTACTTCAGGCCGGCTTCAATGAGATGATGCGTGGTTTGAAGGAGCGCCAGCGTGTGCGCGATATTTTCGGCCGCTATGTGGGTGTAGAGGTTGCCCGTCGTGCTTTGGAGGAGCGCCCGCAGTTAGGCGGCGAGGATCGTGAGGTTGCCGTTGTGTTCGTTGACGTGATCGGTTCGACCACGTTCGCCGTCAACCATGACCCAGAAGAGGTTGTGGAAGAGCTCAATCGCTTCTTCGAGCATGTGGTGGAGGTTGTGCACCGCAACAAGGGCATTATTAACAAGTTCCAAGGCGATGCTGCACTGGCTGTTTTTGGTGCACCAGTCACGCTTTCCGACGCCACCGGCCACGCCCTCACCGCCGCCCGCGAGCTGCGTCAGGAGCTCATGGGCTTGCGTCTTGAGGCTGGTATTGGTGTTGCCTCTGGTCACGTGGTGGCTGGCCACATCGGTGGTCATGATCGCTTCGAGTACACGGTGATCGGTGACGCTGTGAACACTGCGGCACGCTTGACGGAGATCGCGAAGAACACCCCTGGTCGCGTGCTCACCAACTCTGCTACGTTGCAGCGCGCCAACGAGGCGGAGCAGGCTCGGTGGACGATGATGAAGTCCGTGGAGCTGCGCGGTCGTTCCCTGATGACGCAGATCGCGCGGCCTATTCGCCCAACGTTAGCGGATCGCTCCTAA
- a CDS encoding ImmA/IrrE family metallo-endopeptidase, which translates to MNSNEPEVRQRFTLAHEIGHLVEREHLGKDVEYSKILDKKANLLPQSTSEFHNQQ; encoded by the coding sequence ATCAACTCAAATGAGCCAGAAGTTCGACAACGCTTCACACTCGCCCACGAAATAGGCCATCTAGTCGAACGCGAACACCTGGGAAAAGACGTCGAATACTCAAAAATTCTAGATAAAAAGGCGAATTTGCTACCGCAATCCACTTCGGAGTTTCACAACCAGCAGTAA
- a CDS encoding DDE-type integrase/transposase/recombinase yields MRYVKKRCCYSSYRGEISDAPPNLVKRNFHADPPGLLWLTDISEFPADDGKIYFSALVDCFDGKIVGATTSRHPHQQLADDCLKQAFDNNAPTDPAKLVIHSDRGCHYRGNSWIQASQDIGFTRSMSKKRCSPDNSACEGLFGRMKNEMFYGCKWPHCDE; encoded by the coding sequence GTGCGCTATGTGAAGAAAAGGTGTTGCTATTCGTCCTATCGTGGTGAGATTTCGGATGCCCCACCGAATCTGGTGAAACGAAATTTTCATGCCGACCCACCAGGGTTACTGTGGTTGACAGATATTTCCGAGTTTCCTGCTGATGACGGGAAAATATACTTCTCGGCGTTAGTGGACTGTTTCGATGGAAAGATTGTCGGGGCTACAACGAGCCGACACCCTCATCAGCAGCTTGCCGACGACTGTTTGAAGCAGGCGTTTGACAATAATGCACCGACTGACCCCGCAAAATTAGTAATTCATTCCGATCGTGGTTGCCATTATCGGGGCAACAGTTGGATTCAAGCATCACAGGACATCGGCTTTACGCGTTCGATGTCGAAGAAGAGATGTTCACCCGACAATTCAGCGTGCGAGGGATTGTTCGGCAGAATGAAAAATGAGATGTTCTATGGGTGTAAGTGGCCCCATTGTGATGAATGA
- the rhuM gene encoding RhuM family protein: MRSRISERQFFRKICDVIAATSADYEEIKSYKEVKNFFAGIQNRLHFATHGNTAAELICLRADHTKPNAGLTNWTGEQPHKGDMSIAKNFLNYAEDQAERKKTLLLDDWMKKTDAWLVFNERHVLHGFGKRSHKQAIAKAQAEWDAYQLRFDAEVNTMDMKAVEAEVKALNRGDHSID; the protein is encoded by the coding sequence GTGAGATCACGGATTTCCGAGCGTCAATTCTTCCGCAAAATCTGCGACGTCATTGCTGCTACCAGTGCCGACTATGAAGAAATCAAATCCTATAAAGAGGTCAAAAATTTCTTCGCAGGAATCCAAAACCGGCTTCACTTCGCAACCCATGGAAATACCGCTGCGGAACTTATCTGTCTGCGTGCAGACCACACAAAGCCGAACGCGGGCTTAACCAACTGGACTGGTGAACAGCCGCACAAGGGCGATATGAGTATAGCCAAGAACTTCCTCAACTACGCCGAAGATCAAGCAGAGAGGAAAAAGACTCTCCTGTTAGATGACTGGATGAAGAAGACAGACGCATGGCTTGTCTTTAATGAGCGCCATGTCCTCCATGGTTTTGGGAAGCGAAGCCATAAGCAGGCAATCGCAAAGGCGCAGGCAGAGTGGGATGCTTACCAGCTACGCTTCGATGCAGAGGTAAACACGATGGATATGAAAGCAGTTGAAGCAGAAGTCAAAGCACTCAATCGAGGTGACCACTCGATTGACTAG
- a CDS encoding exo-alpha-sialidase, which produces MTTTTGALTITFATTCDGPLAHIPHHLDLNIVHGRIQGTTAHRRIDAEDPDGLDDGLPHHLCLSVDTTGTHLFIDGYEAFSTTQTEWFDTSELTLNPHNTLTIIDHQVLDHAPTPRQARNLAPAAEPLVWFAGSHLSTHDTQRISHLTHGSLRLLMKTRGTGQGGVAFQAHTAAGDLTLEIIDGTLIFSVRCHGEDYVRVAAPGRWDDGQIYDVVIVCGRGATNIYVDGQQLIHSPGAAFFNDLPGELTVHIGTAATGVRLFGEVQSGMIYPHVLNHHQVQRLATVEPIATQALFDCLLDGAQSYRIPSLLATDSGVIIAGADKRVRIANDAPNDIDFVLRRSVDGGHTWQPLRTILQLPDTACVTDSVLLQDHTTGRIFAFLDQFPAGIGQPNAALGTGFDAEGNRIGHHANGSTCTMPREVDQLEASFFGDPHTTPAGAVFQHPSCHLWMLTSDDDGQTWSIPRDLTPDVKEEWMRFCGTSPGNGIQLQRGTHAGRLLIPMYYTKGDQFFAAALYSDDHGDTWHRGESPELEMYESTLVEASDGSVLLWARNQHPSGAVAHARSTDGGHSWSQVTFNPNVPEIFSQPNALRVTNPDAIVFANASQLLPFRGRGMIRMSTDDGASWQHNRVFNPRHYVYQCMAQLPDGSLGLLWEREMHGLFFSIIPMTWILQGYAH; this is translated from the coding sequence ATGACCACCACAACCGGCGCACTCACCATCACCTTCGCCACCACCTGCGACGGTCCACTCGCCCACATCCCCCACCACCTCGACCTCAACATCGTCCACGGACGCATCCAAGGCACCACCGCCCACCGCCGCATCGACGCCGAAGACCCCGACGGGCTTGACGACGGCCTCCCGCACCACCTATGTCTCAGCGTGGATACCACCGGCACCCACCTCTTTATCGACGGCTACGAGGCCTTTTCCACCACCCAAACCGAATGGTTCGACACCAGCGAACTCACCCTCAACCCCCACAACACCCTCACCATCATCGATCACCAGGTCCTCGACCACGCCCCCACCCCGCGCCAAGCACGCAACCTTGCACCGGCCGCTGAACCCCTCGTCTGGTTCGCCGGCAGCCACCTCAGCACCCACGACACCCAGCGCATATCGCACCTCACCCACGGCTCGCTGCGACTTCTTATGAAAACCCGCGGCACCGGCCAAGGCGGTGTCGCATTCCAAGCACACACGGCTGCCGGCGACCTCACCCTCGAAATCATCGACGGCACCCTCATATTCAGCGTGCGGTGCCACGGCGAAGACTACGTGCGTGTTGCCGCGCCGGGGCGCTGGGACGACGGCCAGATTTACGACGTCGTGATCGTATGCGGGCGCGGCGCCACCAACATCTACGTCGACGGCCAGCAACTCATCCACAGCCCAGGGGCCGCATTCTTCAACGACCTACCAGGCGAGCTCACCGTTCACATTGGTACCGCCGCCACCGGCGTTCGCCTCTTCGGCGAGGTGCAATCGGGCATGATCTACCCCCATGTGCTCAACCACCACCAAGTCCAACGCCTCGCCACCGTCGAGCCGATAGCCACCCAAGCACTATTCGACTGCCTCCTCGATGGGGCACAAAGCTACCGCATCCCCTCGCTGCTAGCCACCGACTCCGGTGTCATCATCGCCGGAGCCGACAAGCGCGTTCGCATTGCTAACGACGCCCCCAACGACATCGACTTCGTACTCCGCCGCAGCGTGGATGGCGGCCACACATGGCAACCGCTACGCACCATCCTGCAGCTCCCCGACACCGCCTGCGTCACCGACTCCGTGCTACTCCAAGACCACACCACGGGCCGCATCTTCGCCTTCCTCGACCAATTCCCCGCAGGAATCGGCCAACCCAACGCCGCCCTCGGCACCGGATTCGACGCAGAGGGCAACCGCATTGGCCACCATGCCAACGGCAGTACCTGCACCATGCCACGTGAGGTGGACCAGCTGGAGGCATCGTTTTTCGGCGACCCCCACACCACACCCGCAGGCGCCGTTTTTCAACACCCCAGCTGCCACTTATGGATGCTCACCAGCGACGACGACGGCCAGACATGGAGTATCCCACGCGATCTCACCCCAGATGTCAAAGAAGAATGGATGCGTTTTTGTGGCACCTCGCCAGGAAACGGCATCCAGCTACAACGCGGTACCCATGCGGGTCGGCTCCTCATCCCGATGTATTACACCAAAGGCGACCAGTTCTTCGCCGCCGCACTCTACAGCGACGACCACGGCGACACCTGGCATCGCGGCGAATCCCCCGAACTCGAGATGTACGAGTCCACACTGGTAGAAGCAAGCGACGGCAGCGTACTGCTATGGGCTCGCAACCAGCACCCCTCCGGTGCGGTGGCTCATGCGCGTAGCACCGACGGTGGTCATTCGTGGTCGCAGGTCACGTTCAACCCGAACGTTCCAGAGATCTTCTCCCAACCCAACGCGCTGCGTGTGACCAACCCCGATGCCATAGTGTTTGCCAACGCCTCCCAATTGTTGCCATTCCGCGGGCGCGGAATGATCCGCATGTCCACTGACGACGGCGCCTCGTGGCAGCACAATCGCGTGTTCAATCCTCGACACTACGTGTATCAATGCATGGCGCAGCTTCCCGACGGTTCCCTCGGGCTGTTATGGGAACGCGAAATGCACGGACTGTTTTTCAGTATTATTCCTATGACGTGGATCCTGCAGGGCTATGCGCATTAA